From the genome of Ornithobacterium rhinotracheale, one region includes:
- the bla gene encoding subclass B1 metallo-beta-lactamase, which yields MLKKNFKPLFFYLCFWMSLAACQSQSFGGLQFPKIVYQSEDLKVVQIAPDTFVHTSYLATQQWGKVPCNGMIVRYQREAMVFDTPTDEASSEALIHWIENELKAEIKWVVPTHFHDDNLGGLPAFHRNAVMSAAYYKTRDLAKKHQNVQILTGFSSVDSTWDLGGEKIRIGYYGEGHTEDNVVVYFPKDQVLFGGCLVKELGAGKGNLSDAFPQKWSATIQKVKHAYPEAKIVVPGHGKIGGKELLDYTAQLFKP from the coding sequence ATGCTGAAAAAGAATTTTAAACCATTATTTTTTTATTTATGCTTTTGGATGAGTTTGGCGGCGTGTCAATCTCAGTCTTTTGGAGGGCTTCAGTTCCCTAAAATAGTTTATCAATCCGAGGATTTAAAGGTGGTTCAGATTGCGCCTGATACTTTTGTCCATACGTCTTATTTAGCCACCCAGCAATGGGGAAAAGTGCCTTGCAACGGTATGATTGTCAGATATCAACGAGAAGCGATGGTTTTTGATACGCCCACAGATGAAGCCTCTTCGGAAGCTTTAATCCATTGGATTGAAAACGAACTGAAAGCCGAAATAAAATGGGTGGTGCCTACACATTTTCACGATGATAATTTGGGCGGATTACCAGCGTTTCATCGGAATGCGGTGATGTCTGCCGCTTATTATAAAACCCGAGATTTGGCTAAAAAACACCAAAATGTGCAGATTCTTACCGGTTTTTCAAGTGTAGATTCAACTTGGGATTTGGGTGGTGAAAAAATTCGGATTGGGTATTATGGAGAAGGGCACACGGAAGATAATGTGGTGGTGTATTTCCCCAAAGATCAAGTGCTATTTGGCGGCTGTTTGGTAAAGGAATTGGGCGCTGGCAAAGGCAACCTGTCCGATGCTTTTCCCCAAAAATGGTCGGCAACCATTCAAAAAGTGAAACACGCCTATCCAGAAGCGAAAATTGTGGTGCCTGGACATGGCAAAATAGGGGGCAAAGAGCTATTGGACTACACGGCGCAACTTTTCAAACCATAA
- a CDS encoding ferredoxin, which yields MVIITLQRDKCIGCNYCAEFAPEFFRMSKKDGKSVLLKSKDKKGFHTFKTPIPDAFEPCEKAAKACPVNIIDVKTT from the coding sequence ATGGTCATCATAACCTTACAGAGAGATAAATGCATCGGTTGCAACTATTGTGCGGAGTTTGCGCCAGAGTTTTTCCGTATGTCTAAAAAAGATGGGAAATCGGTATTGCTAAAATCTAAGGATAAAAAGGGTTTTCATACTTTTAAAACACCTATTCCTGATGCTTTTGAGCCTTGCGAAAAAGCAGCCAAAGCTTGCCCTGTGAACATCATCGATGTGAAAACTACTTAA
- a CDS encoding 5-formyltetrahydrofolate cyclo-ligase: MKFSKTQWRKVYKQKRKALSAEERKALSQKIFVQLAQSDWVEKAQNIHIFISVEKLGEVSTQKFIQLLWAKGKSVFIPKVEGESLITCEYTPETLMEMSRWGILEPKSPKIVSEKEIDLVITPLLICDRKGTRVGYGGGFYDGLFAKCKPDILKIGVNYFSPINEIITTYESDVPLDYLVTPEDIFEF, from the coding sequence ATGAAATTTAGCAAAACCCAATGGCGCAAAGTTTATAAACAAAAACGCAAAGCACTTTCAGCAGAAGAAAGAAAGGCATTAAGCCAAAAAATCTTTGTGCAATTGGCACAATCCGATTGGGTGGAAAAAGCACAAAATATCCATATTTTCATTTCGGTGGAAAAGTTGGGCGAAGTGTCTACGCAAAAATTTATTCAATTACTTTGGGCTAAAGGCAAAAGTGTTTTTATCCCAAAAGTTGAAGGCGAATCGCTCATCACCTGTGAGTACACCCCCGAAACACTTATGGAAATGAGCCGTTGGGGCATTTTGGAACCTAAATCACCCAAAATAGTATCTGAAAAAGAAATAGATTTAGTCATTACGCCACTTTTAATCTGTGATAGAAAAGGCACGCGTGTGGGCTATGGTGGCGGATTCTACGACGGGCTTTTTGCTAAATGCAAGCCCGATATTTTAAAAATCGGGGTAAATTATTTTTCTCCTATAAACGAAATAATTACTACTTACGAAAGCGATGTTCCGCTGGATTATTTGGTAACGCCCGAAGATATCTTTGAATTTTAA
- the nadE gene encoding NAD(+) synthase, producing the protein MHTKEVINYIVDWLKDYLSKSGMDGWVIGISGGIDSAVVSTLTAQTGAPMLAIEMPIHQAQDQVNRAQDHIAWLEERYPNVKGMRVDLTPTFDALSDAVVTDKNHAQNDLALANARSRLRMTTLYYYAGLNRYLVVGTGNKVEDFGVGFFTKYGDGGVDISPIGDLMKSEVFKLAKELEIIASIQNAKPTDGLWNDDRTDEDQLGATYDELEWAMSVYQNHKPEDFQGRKREVLQIFNKFNRAMQHKIKPIPVAVIPKN; encoded by the coding sequence ATGCACACAAAAGAAGTAATTAATTATATTGTTGACTGGTTAAAGGATTATTTATCTAAATCTGGCATGGACGGATGGGTGATTGGAATCTCTGGCGGAATTGATTCTGCTGTAGTTTCAACACTTACCGCTCAAACAGGCGCACCCATGCTTGCAATTGAAATGCCAATACACCAAGCTCAGGATCAAGTAAATAGAGCGCAAGACCACATCGCTTGGCTCGAAGAAAGATATCCTAATGTAAAGGGTATGCGAGTAGACCTTACGCCTACTTTTGATGCGCTGAGCGATGCCGTAGTAACTGACAAAAATCATGCACAAAATGACTTAGCACTTGCCAATGCACGCTCGCGTTTGAGAATGACCACGCTGTATTATTACGCAGGACTTAATCGCTACTTGGTAGTAGGCACAGGAAACAAGGTAGAAGACTTTGGCGTAGGATTCTTTACCAAGTATGGCGACGGCGGAGTGGACATTTCTCCGATTGGGGATTTGATGAAAAGCGAAGTTTTTAAGCTAGCCAAAGAATTAGAAATCATAGCCTCTATCCAAAATGCTAAACCCACCGACGGGCTATGGAACGACGACCGCACCGATGAAGACCAATTAGGGGCTACCTACGATGAGCTAGAATGGGCTATGAGCGTGTACCAAAACCACAAGCCAGAGGACTTTCAAGGGAGGAAGCGCGAAGTATTGCAGATTTTCAATAAATTTAACCGCGCAATGCAACACAAAATCAAGCCTATTCCCGTGGCTGTAATCCCGAAGAATTGA
- the gldC gene encoding gliding motility protein GldC, with protein sequence MKSEIKISVELDENKVPEKLSWSAVDGGVENQETKAALLSLWDDKQRESLRIDLWTKDMPMDHMKIFFHQIFRSMADTYQRATDEKEVAEKIREFAEDYARAAKIK encoded by the coding sequence ATGAAATCCGAAATAAAAATAAGCGTTGAACTCGACGAGAATAAAGTGCCAGAAAAGCTCAGCTGGAGTGCCGTAGATGGTGGCGTGGAAAATCAAGAAACCAAGGCCGCGTTGCTCTCGCTATGGGACGACAAGCAGCGAGAATCCTTGCGTATAGACTTGTGGACCAAGGATATGCCGATGGATCACATGAAAATATTTTTTCACCAAATATTTAGATCCATGGCGGATACCTACCAGCGCGCAACCGATGAGAAAGAAGTGGCAGAGAAGATTAGAGAATTTGCGGAGGACTATGCCCGTGCGGCGAAAATTAAATAA
- a CDS encoding MalY/PatB family protein, which translates to MTEYNFDEVVDRRGTGALKIEALKTKWGRTDLIPLWVADMDFKTPKFVIEAVQNRLNNEIFGYTSASEDWYHAIIDWQKKRNQWEITKEMISFVPGVVPGLSFAVQCFTEPGDKVLIMPPVYQQFGKSVRNHDRELVLCPLKLVGMDYTFDFALFEQRVKDCKLFLLCNPHNPGGKVWRKEELQEIARICKKHKVLVVSDEIHSDLTFAPHKHHPFSSVSEEARDNNVTFNAPSKAFNLAGFCSSFAIIENPEIRKRFVDFTEKMMVGDANVFAYLTTTAAYNNGEKWLEAVKEYIEQNILYLDQYLKEHAPKIKAVIPQASYLVFLDCRELNLSQQDLVDFFVDKAHLALNLGEDYGENGKGFMRINLAAPRVLIQKALNQIKEAYEEKNF; encoded by the coding sequence ATGACAGAATATAACTTCGATGAGGTAGTAGATAGGAGAGGTACAGGAGCCTTAAAAATTGAAGCTTTAAAAACCAAATGGGGACGCACCGATTTAATACCACTCTGGGTGGCCGATATGGATTTTAAAACCCCTAAATTTGTAATAGAAGCGGTGCAAAATAGATTAAACAACGAGATCTTTGGCTATACTTCGGCATCAGAAGACTGGTACCATGCCATCATCGATTGGCAAAAAAAGAGAAATCAATGGGAAATCACCAAGGAGATGATTTCCTTTGTGCCTGGTGTAGTGCCAGGGCTTTCATTTGCCGTGCAATGCTTTACAGAGCCTGGCGACAAGGTGCTTATAATGCCACCAGTCTATCAGCAGTTTGGGAAATCGGTGCGCAATCACGATAGGGAGCTAGTGCTGTGTCCGCTCAAGCTAGTAGGTATGGATTACACCTTTGATTTTGCCCTTTTTGAGCAGCGCGTAAAGGATTGTAAACTATTTCTACTATGCAATCCGCATAACCCAGGAGGCAAGGTGTGGCGTAAAGAAGAACTGCAAGAAATTGCACGCATTTGCAAAAAGCACAAGGTGCTAGTAGTTTCAGACGAAATACATTCAGATTTAACCTTTGCTCCACACAAGCATCACCCATTTTCATCGGTAAGCGAGGAGGCGAGAGACAATAATGTTACATTCAATGCGCCAAGCAAGGCATTTAACTTAGCGGGCTTTTGTAGCTCATTTGCCATTATCGAAAACCCAGAAATCAGAAAAAGATTTGTAGACTTTACCGAGAAAATGATGGTGGGAGATGCCAATGTTTTTGCCTATCTCACAACCACAGCTGCTTACAACAATGGCGAAAAATGGCTAGAGGCAGTAAAGGAATATATAGAGCAGAATATCCTATACCTAGATCAGTATTTAAAAGAGCATGCTCCTAAAATCAAAGCCGTAATTCCACAAGCATCTTATCTAGTGTTTTTAGATTGTAGGGAGCTTAATTTAAGTCAGCAGGACTTGGTAGATTTCTTTGTAGACAAAGCCCATTTAGCCCTAAATTTAGGAGAGGACTATGGCGAAAACGGAAAAGGCTTTATGCGAATTAATTTAGCCGCACCACGAGTGCTTATCCAGAAAGCCCTAAACCAAATAAAAGAAGCCTACGAGGAAAAGAATTTTTAG